A region of Legionella donaldsonii DNA encodes the following proteins:
- a CDS encoding IS1634 family transposase yields the protein MLNRDTVSSEQLGHLGLVAATIRELGIIERIDARLELNEKKGGVVSYGRRVAAMVINGLGFMNSRLYMTPHFFQDKPVAQLLGSELDAAHLNDDSLGRCLDKIAEYGVTRLYSELAFEIAREKNLLSQRLHLDSTSFVLYGRYDTEEAAPGIAQPDYGYSKANRSDLKQVMLSLVQGGAANIPLWMEALDGNSSDKTSFQETVRRVQAFTQSIHGMPDGLCFVVDAAFYVPEQLASLNNVFWITRVPAQLNEAKVLLNKPCDALTWEPFDANYRGSVHETVLYGIPQRWVLIESQQARLRELKTFQRHLDKKSQELIKSLWHLGHQVFQCPDDAKQALKPLIKSLKYHQIHYEILPVERHTGKGRPKPGAQKMVIGYQIQACLSTCLERVGAKKETLGRFILASNQCDSSLLNNHAMLQQYKEQSCVESSFKFMKNNAFELDSFFLKTPERITALMMVMTLCLMVYNFAQAHIRQCLKEHDEALPNQLGKPVQNPTMKWIAELMNVIAVVTILTNDQKHRVVTNLKPVHQQIISYFGQYALEIYGLAAESARGTGFSCLAIEQNNYKNRLSWCET from the coding sequence ATGCTGAATCGAGATACAGTAAGTTCAGAGCAATTGGGGCATTTAGGACTTGTTGCAGCAACGATTAGAGAATTAGGGATAATAGAGAGAATTGATGCACGCCTTGAGTTAAATGAAAAAAAAGGAGGCGTGGTAAGCTATGGTCGTCGAGTAGCGGCGATGGTTATCAATGGGTTGGGTTTTATGAATAGCCGGTTGTATATGACGCCGCATTTTTTCCAAGATAAGCCTGTGGCTCAACTGCTTGGTTCAGAACTAGACGCGGCACACCTGAATGATGACAGTCTTGGTCGCTGCCTGGATAAAATCGCAGAATACGGTGTGACCAGGCTTTATTCGGAATTGGCTTTTGAGATTGCCCGAGAAAAAAATTTACTAAGCCAGAGACTGCATTTAGACAGTACAAGCTTTGTTCTTTACGGCCGCTATGACACAGAAGAGGCCGCGCCCGGGATTGCGCAACCAGACTACGGATATTCCAAAGCGAATCGCTCTGATCTAAAGCAAGTGATGCTGTCACTAGTACAAGGAGGAGCTGCGAATATCCCCTTATGGATGGAGGCCTTAGATGGGAATAGTAGTGATAAAACAAGTTTCCAAGAGACGGTTAGGAGGGTGCAAGCGTTTACACAAAGTATTCATGGGATGCCTGATGGCCTTTGTTTTGTGGTTGATGCCGCCTTTTATGTTCCAGAGCAGTTGGCAAGCCTCAATAACGTGTTTTGGATAACCCGAGTACCTGCACAGCTTAATGAAGCCAAAGTATTGTTGAACAAGCCTTGTGATGCTCTGACCTGGGAGCCGTTTGATGCAAACTATCGTGGAAGTGTTCATGAAACGGTTCTTTATGGTATTCCACAACGCTGGGTTTTGATTGAGTCGCAACAGGCGAGGTTGCGAGAGCTAAAGACTTTTCAGAGGCATTTGGATAAAAAATCTCAAGAGCTCATTAAATCCTTATGGCATCTTGGTCACCAGGTCTTTCAATGTCCTGACGATGCAAAGCAGGCATTAAAACCGCTCATCAAATCACTCAAATACCACCAAATTCATTATGAGATTCTACCTGTTGAACGCCATACAGGGAAAGGTCGCCCAAAACCTGGAGCTCAAAAAATGGTGATTGGATATCAAATACAAGCCTGTCTTTCTACCTGTCTGGAGAGGGTGGGTGCTAAAAAAGAAACACTGGGACGCTTTATTTTGGCCAGTAATCAATGTGATAGCTCGCTATTGAATAATCATGCCATGCTTCAACAATATAAAGAGCAATCCTGTGTCGAATCAAGCTTTAAATTCATGAAAAACAATGCCTTCGAACTGGACTCTTTCTTCCTTAAAACACCTGAGCGAATTACAGCCTTGATGATGGTAATGACGCTTTGTCTCATGGTGTACAATTTTGCTCAAGCTCACATCAGGCAATGCTTAAAGGAGCATGATGAAGCACTTCCCAATCAGCTGGGTAAGCCAGTACAAAATCCCACAATGAAATGGATTGCTGAGCTGATGAACGTGATAGCTGTTGTAACCATCCTGACAAACGATCAAAAACATCGTGTGGTAACTAATCTAAAACCAGTACATCAACAAATCATTTCTTATTTTGGTCAGTATGCTCTTGAAATCTATGGACTTGCCGCAGAATCTGCGCGTGGCACAGGCTTCTCCTGCCTGGCTATTGAACAGAATAATTATAAAAATCGTTTATCTTGGTGCGAAACGTAG
- the def gene encoding peptide deformylase: MTDQSIVKMGNKQLSTPSLLVDDFHSLEIPTLIEDMRDTMKAKKGVGIAAPQIGCNKRIIMFGFEKNERYPNEQPVPFTILINPSYKVLSEENIESWEGCLSIPGLRGLVPRAYKITYSGYDLQGNKITRTAEGFHARVVQHECDHLDGILFPQRIKDMRNFGFEDTLNF, encoded by the coding sequence ATGACTGATCAATCGATTGTGAAAATGGGTAATAAGCAGTTATCGACACCATCATTACTGGTCGATGATTTTCATAGTCTTGAAATTCCAACGCTGATTGAAGATATGCGGGATACGATGAAGGCAAAAAAAGGCGTTGGCATTGCGGCGCCCCAAATAGGGTGTAATAAAAGAATTATCATGTTCGGCTTTGAAAAAAATGAACGTTACCCAAATGAACAGCCCGTCCCTTTTACCATTCTGATTAATCCAAGCTATAAGGTTCTTAGTGAAGAAAATATCGAAAGCTGGGAAGGTTGTTTAAGTATTCCGGGATTACGGGGTTTGGTTCCTCGTGCTTATAAAATTACGTATAGTGGGTACGATTTACAAGGTAATAAAATCACTCGAACTGCAGAGGGTTTTCATGCCCGAGTTGTGCAGCATGAATGTGATCATCTTGATGGTATCCTTTTCCCACAACGTATAAAAGATATGCGTAATTTTGGTTTTGAAGACACGCTTAATTTCTGA
- a CDS encoding M20 family metallopeptidase, with amino-acid sequence MKQFILATLFTLNTLLIHPVTAKALSSTEAQISSYVLAQHENQLNLLEKLVNINSGTENIAGVKQVGNILIPLFTQLGFTTQWIDTPPTMHRAGTLIAQHKGHKGKRLLLIGHMDTVFPINSPLQKFIRQGDLATGPGVIDDKGGVVVILYALRALHKAHALDDATITIILTGDEEDSGKPTSISRKALIEAARNSDIALDFEWAVTNDTATIARRGISNWLIKTQGKEAHSSEIFQEKAGDGAIFELARILHQMRIQLSSEQYLSFNPGLILGGTTTSYDVHRSAGNAFGKTNVIAKTAMAKGDLRFLSTAQKEGAEKRILAIVNQHLPVTNASVAFEEGIPAMPPTPQNLQLLQLYSEASTALGYGAIKPLDPGLRGAGDISYIASMVSANLAGLGPVGTGAHSINETLNVPSLSMQTQRAALLMYHLIS; translated from the coding sequence ATGAAGCAATTTATATTAGCCACCCTTTTTACCCTAAACACACTTCTTATTCACCCAGTCACAGCAAAAGCACTTTCATCAACCGAAGCACAGATTAGTAGCTATGTTCTTGCCCAACATGAAAATCAACTTAATTTATTGGAAAAGCTTGTCAATATTAACAGCGGTACAGAAAACATTGCAGGAGTTAAACAAGTGGGAAATATTTTAATCCCCCTATTTACTCAGCTTGGTTTTACAACACAATGGATTGATACTCCTCCGACCATGCATCGTGCAGGTACCTTAATTGCCCAACATAAAGGTCATAAAGGTAAACGATTGTTGTTAATTGGCCATATGGACACCGTCTTTCCGATTAACAGCCCTTTACAGAAATTTATTCGTCAGGGTGATCTTGCAACAGGTCCAGGAGTCATCGATGATAAAGGGGGTGTTGTGGTCATTCTTTATGCCTTGCGTGCCCTTCATAAAGCACATGCTTTAGACGATGCCACAATCACCATTATTTTAACAGGTGATGAAGAGGACTCGGGAAAACCAACCTCCATTTCAAGAAAAGCCCTTATAGAAGCAGCGCGGAACAGTGACATTGCCCTCGATTTTGAGTGGGCTGTGACTAATGATACTGCTACCATCGCTCGGCGAGGAATCAGTAATTGGCTCATTAAGACACAAGGTAAAGAAGCACACTCCTCAGAAATTTTTCAGGAAAAAGCCGGTGACGGCGCGATATTTGAATTAGCTCGTATTCTACATCAGATGAGGATTCAACTGTCTTCGGAACAATATCTTTCATTCAATCCCGGTTTAATTTTAGGGGGAACAACAACAAGCTATGATGTACATCGATCAGCAGGCAACGCTTTTGGCAAAACCAATGTAATTGCCAAAACAGCAATGGCCAAAGGAGATTTACGCTTTCTCTCTACCGCGCAAAAGGAAGGTGCTGAAAAAAGAATACTCGCAATCGTCAACCAACACCTGCCTGTAACTAACGCCTCCGTTGCTTTTGAAGAAGGTATTCCGGCCATGCCGCCAACCCCACAAAACTTACAGCTTCTGCAATTATACAGCGAGGCAAGTACTGCTTTAGGTTATGGAGCAATCAAGCCCCTCGATCCGGGTCTGCGAGGAGCTGGTGATATTTCTTACATCGCCTCTATGGTCTCTGCTAATTTGGCTGGTTTGGGTCCCGTTGGGACAGGTGCCCATTCCATTAACGAAACATTGAATGTTCCTTCATTGTCGATGCAAACACAACGCGCAGCCCTACTTATGTATCACCTAATTAGTTAA
- a CDS encoding class I SAM-dependent methyltransferase, which translates to MDYIKHFNQQTANYLNFRPNYPNSLYQYLSSLAKTHDCAWDCGTGNGQAAVALTNYFEEIIATDVNQAQLDVAPRQQAISYLNCPAEHTPILANSVDLITIAQALHWFNFDLFYKEVRRVSKPEAMIAAWCYSLGKFDVTVLDESITELYETVLGDEYWPKERRFIDDEYRTIPFPFEKLAAPTFVIEKNMDFAQLIGYLNTWSAVKEYQKREQRNPINLVFKKLESAWGDSQKQRKIHWPLHLLVAPVFRSC; encoded by the coding sequence ATGGATTATATTAAGCATTTTAACCAGCAGACTGCTAATTATTTAAATTTTCGACCTAATTATCCAAATTCTTTGTATCAATATTTATCTTCCCTGGCTAAGACTCATGATTGTGCTTGGGACTGTGGAACGGGTAACGGACAAGCTGCTGTTGCGTTAACCAACTATTTTGAAGAAATTATCGCGACTGATGTTAATCAGGCGCAGTTAGATGTTGCGCCTCGCCAGCAAGCAATCTCTTATCTTAATTGTCCTGCGGAACATACTCCAATTCTTGCCAACTCGGTTGATTTAATTACAATTGCACAAGCGTTGCATTGGTTTAATTTTGATTTGTTTTACAAGGAAGTACGTCGAGTTAGTAAGCCTGAAGCAATGATTGCCGCTTGGTGTTATTCACTAGGGAAGTTTGATGTTACTGTACTTGATGAAAGTATTACAGAGCTTTATGAAACGGTTTTAGGCGATGAGTATTGGCCCAAAGAGCGACGTTTTATTGATGATGAATACCGTACAATTCCTTTTCCTTTTGAAAAACTCGCTGCACCGACTTTTGTTATTGAAAAAAATATGGATTTTGCCCAGTTGATTGGTTATTTGAATACCTGGTCAGCAGTAAAAGAATACCAAAAGCGTGAGCAAAGGAATCCGATTAATCTTGTTTTTAAAAAACTTGAAAGTGCGTGGGGGGATTCACAAAAACAACGTAAGATTCATTGGCCCCTGCATTTATTAGTTGCTCCGGTCTTTAGGAGCTGTTGA